Within the Deltaproteobacteria bacterium genome, the region TTGCATGCGCATTATCCAATCCGAGCACCCTGGTATTGTTACGATCATGCAATGTCAGTGAGTAGCCGATACCATGTGGCCGGTGTTTGTCTTTGGGAACTTCACGAGCTTCGAATTTCACCCAAAAGCCGCTACCAAGCCAAAAGGAAAAACCATCTAAATCAAGCAGGGTTATTAATTCAGCATCTTCCGGCTCACAGTCCATTCATTTGCCCCTTAAGTTATCATCAGATCACAACCATGTCAAATGTAAAATCTAATAATTTTATAGTGTAAAATAATATTTAATTGAGCTATATTCTATATTATAAGCATCTATTAAGATGATAATCCATCCGCTTTTGTCATAGGCTAAACATTTCTCCATCTTTCAAAATCCTGACATTCGAAAAGTGATCTATAAACCGATCCGGATGAAACCCGGGCACCTGAGAATCATGCTGCAGGCTTCTCTCAACGGTCTGCAAGAGAAAGCCTGCCCGAAATGTGATAGCATCGCCATTGTAAATATCGATCTTTGCAGACCTGGTGTGCTGCTATCAAAACAACCCGTTTGAGACGGTTGGAATACCCCCATTCCTTGACCCAGTCTCCCAAATAAGGTATGAATCTTATATTGCATTGAAATCATCCCTGATCTGATGCTGTTTTTCTAAATTTGAGCCTGAGTTGGCCCGATTCTTGACCTGTTCTTACCTTTCCAGAACGTATCATCTTCTATAAAGCCCAACTCGCTGAAATGAAGGTGGCCGCTATGTATAAGATATCTCCAACGAATTCGACAAGTTTACTTAATTGCCTAATGAATGCCAAGCCTTGGTTAGCAATC harbors:
- a CDS encoding DUF6516 family protein gives rise to the protein MDCEPEDAELITLLDLDGFSFWLGSGFWVKFEAREVPKDKHRPHGIGYSLTLHDRNNTRVLGLDNAHAIKRKGRRPKKYTGRIITWDHIHRQEKIERYLFSSASQLIDDFWKCVNEIVGD